A genomic window from Schistocerca piceifrons isolate TAMUIC-IGC-003096 chromosome 10, iqSchPice1.1, whole genome shotgun sequence includes:
- the LOC124718690 gene encoding myb/SANT-like DNA-binding domain-containing protein 3, producing MENKRTTPNFSKYEIDVLLELVGANASVLENKKTGGCSLKEKQAMWSHVEAQFNSTPGVTKRSCDRLKTCYENMKRRLRKDLAEEQVEVYKTGGAKPTQKTTIHDRAKLLEIVGSSMKPLTNAYDSDAQFSMIVDVVNMESSEVQCSENTPPASVVKLAECTQPSTSHTPVVLLSKETPNNVLADVTQLQSVSQSPDQPNKNICTPKNTWNRRRMPAKSRPSGSGTVIDNVCKKRVELLEAQLLMMKAEHQKELRIKNLKILALKEKLKYWKKKNASDT from the exons ATGGAGAATAAAAGAACAACACCGAATTTCTCGAAGTACGAGATAGATGTACTTCTTGAACTGGTGGGTGCAAATGCATCCGTTCTTGAAAATAAGAAAACCGGCGGCTGCAGCTTAAAAGAAAAACAGGCAATGTGGTCCCATGTGGAGGCgcaatttaattctactcctg gtgtGACAAAAAGATCCTGTGACAGGCTGAAAACCTGTTATGAAAATATGAAAAGAAGACTTCGAAAAGACCTTGCAGAAGAACAGGTGGAAGTGTATAAAACAGGTGGGGCGAAGCCTACCCAAAAAACCACGATCCATGATCGGGCTAAACTATTAGAAATTGTTGGTTCCTCAATGAAACCGTTAACAAAtgcatatgattccgatgcacagttCAGCATGATTGTGGATGTTGTCAACATGGAGAGCAGTGAAGTGCAGTGCAGTGAGAATACGCCACCTGCTTCAGTTGTCAAGTTAGCAGAGTGCACACAACCTAGCACTTCCCACACACCTGTCGTATTATTAAGTAAAGAGACACCAAATAATGTTCTGGCGGATGTCACCCAGTTGCAATCTGTTTCACAGTCTCCTGATCAACCGAATAAAAACATTTGCACGCCAAAAAATACATGGAATCGTCGCAGGATGCCTGCAAAATCAAGGCCATCAGGTTCGGGAACAGTGATTGACAATGTGTGCAAGAAGAGAGTGGAACTACTGGAGGCCCAATTACTCATGATGAAGGCAGAGCACCAAAAGGAGCTGaggataaaaaatttaaagattctGGCCCTGAAAGAAAAACTCAAGTACTGGAAGAAGAAAAATGCCAGTGACACATGA